One Maribacter dokdonensis DSW-8 genomic region harbors:
- a CDS encoding flotillin family protein, with protein MESIFSIIGIGLGVLLFLIIVYFAIIAMFYKKVHQGQALVRTGFGGTKVATDKGLYVVPVFHRVEVMDISVKKIQIERLATEGLICKDNMRADIKVAFFVRVNNEVDLIKKVAQTIGVQRASRQETLEELFEAKFSEALKTVGKKFDFIQLYEARREFRDEIVDIIGIDLNGYTLEDCAIDYLEQTAVAHLKADNILDAEGIKKITDLTAAQNIKANLIKRDEEKIIRKQDVEAREAILELDKQLAEKEEQQKREISNIKSREEAETLKVAEEERLKSETARIATQEKVKVAEENMERQIIVALKNKQRTDAVETERVEKDRLLEATERERVVTLAQIEKEKVVEVEKKNIQDVIRDRVTLEKGVVEEQENMKDIEAFKTADREKQVKITIAEANAQEDLIKTIKAAEAQKEAAKQKAEEINIEALAHKEASEKEAEARKILAEAQAKEEATVGMSEAQVMHAKADAYEREGVVQALIIEKKAKAEAAGIEAKAEAKRKDGLAEADVIKEKALADAAGIEEKANAMKKLDGVGKEHEEFKLRLDKELQIDLAQINIQKDIADAQAQVIGDALKAAKIDIVGGETMFFDQIIGQITKGKGYDRLVANSTNIQDVKDAILGSDDVKGNLLEKVKEFADKYGISSDDLKNLTIANLLMDLKSKSSDNDEQTLFSNLFNLAKGLGMSDKKLR; from the coding sequence ATGGAATCCATCTTTTCAATTATTGGTATAGGTCTAGGAGTTCTTCTTTTCCTTATCATCGTTTATTTTGCAATTATTGCCATGTTCTACAAAAAGGTTCATCAAGGTCAAGCCTTGGTAAGAACTGGTTTTGGTGGCACAAAGGTAGCCACCGATAAAGGTCTTTATGTGGTTCCTGTTTTTCACCGTGTAGAGGTAATGGATATCTCGGTAAAGAAAATTCAAATAGAAAGACTGGCTACAGAAGGTCTTATCTGTAAGGATAATATGCGTGCAGATATTAAAGTGGCGTTCTTTGTTAGGGTAAACAATGAGGTTGACCTTATTAAAAAGGTAGCACAGACTATTGGTGTACAAAGAGCATCTAGACAAGAGACGCTTGAAGAACTTTTTGAAGCCAAATTCTCTGAAGCTTTAAAAACCGTGGGTAAAAAATTCGATTTTATTCAATTGTATGAAGCCCGTAGGGAGTTTAGAGATGAAATTGTAGATATTATTGGTATTGACCTAAACGGCTATACTTTGGAGGATTGTGCCATTGATTACTTGGAACAAACTGCTGTTGCCCATTTAAAGGCCGATAATATTTTAGATGCTGAAGGTATCAAAAAAATTACCGATCTAACCGCTGCACAAAACATTAAAGCGAATCTTATTAAGCGCGATGAGGAGAAAATAATCCGTAAACAAGATGTTGAAGCTCGTGAGGCTATTCTTGAGCTGGACAAGCAATTAGCGGAAAAAGAAGAGCAACAAAAAAGAGAAATCTCTAACATAAAGTCTCGCGAAGAAGCAGAAACTTTAAAAGTAGCCGAAGAAGAGCGTTTAAAGTCTGAAACCGCACGTATTGCAACACAAGAAAAGGTAAAGGTTGCCGAAGAGAATATGGAGCGACAAATTATTGTAGCGTTGAAAAATAAACAACGTACAGATGCTGTTGAAACCGAAAGAGTTGAAAAAGACCGTTTATTAGAGGCTACGGAAAGAGAGCGAGTTGTTACCCTGGCTCAAATAGAGAAAGAGAAAGTAGTAGAAGTTGAGAAAAAGAATATTCAAGATGTTATTCGTGATCGTGTTACCCTAGAAAAAGGAGTAGTGGAAGAGCAGGAGAACATGAAAGACATTGAAGCTTTCAAGACTGCAGATCGTGAAAAACAAGTTAAGATTACCATTGCTGAAGCTAATGCACAAGAAGATTTGATCAAAACGATCAAAGCGGCCGAGGCTCAAAAAGAAGCAGCTAAGCAAAAAGCGGAGGAAATCAATATTGAAGCCCTAGCACATAAAGAAGCTAGTGAGAAAGAAGCAGAAGCACGTAAGATTTTGGCTGAAGCACAAGCTAAAGAAGAAGCTACCGTTGGTATGTCTGAAGCACAAGTAATGCATGCCAAGGCAGATGCCTATGAGCGTGAAGGTGTTGTTCAGGCGCTTATCATTGAGAAAAAGGCAAAAGCAGAGGCTGCAGGTATTGAGGCCAAAGCGGAAGCAAAACGTAAAGATGGTTTAGCGGAAGCAGATGTAATTAAAGAGAAAGCGTTAGCAGATGCTGCCGGTATAGAAGAAAAAGCGAATGCCATGAAGAAATTAGATGGTGTTGGTAAAGAGCATGAAGAGTTCAAGCTGCGTTTAGACAAAGAATTACAAATTGACCTGGCTCAAATTAATATCCAGAAAGATATTGCCGATGCTCAAGCACAAGTTATTGGAGATGCATTGAAAGCTGCCAAAATTGATATCGTTGGTGGTGAAACAATGTTCTTTGACCAGATTATCGGGCAAATTACCAAAGGTAAAGGTTATGACAGGCTCGTTGCTAATAGTACCAACATTCAAGATGTAAAAGATGCTATTTTAGGTAGTGATGACGTAAAGGGCAACCTTTTGGAAAAGGTGAAAGAATTTGCTGATAAATATGGTATTTCTTCAGATGATCTTAAGAATTTAACCATTGCAAATTTATTGATGGACCTAAAATCCAAGTCCAGCGATAATGATGAGCAAACCTTGTTCAGCAATTTATTCAACCTTGCCAAAGGTTTAGGAATGAGTGATAAGAAATTGCGTTAA
- a CDS encoding SDR family NAD(P)-dependent oxidoreductase, which produces MKEEQQYKETEIDLNEIESCIDILNRLVNDTNQIFEIPEDRRIALIKAAGQLSRPSKQEFAKRVKDAKRNEKRKQAVRDKHARKETGIRSAREAHVFVAPKLLPAAELASKDLPELTTPRNCYVCKAEFTKLHHFYDTMCTDCGDFNYAKRFQTANVKGQVAVITGSRLKIGYHITLMLLRGGATVIATTRFPVDSALRFSKEEDFMEWGHRLKIHGLDLRHIPSVEIFCNFVEQQYDKLDILINNAAQTVRRPAGFYHHLMENEEREFSSLPKFAQMVLSDHESCLEELKTFSLKASPNQNMPVTWHGPEPGIGLRASAQLSQIPYSFDNALVAQEVFPTGELDADLQQVDLRKTNSWRLKLGEIETTEMIEVQLVNSVAPFVLCNRLAEMMKKENTGQKHIINVTAMEGKFHRFFKESRHPHTNMAKAALNMLTHTAAGELAKDGIFMNAVDTGWVTDEDPAELAKKKQEVHDFQPPLDIVDGAARVMDPLFDGINTGKHWCGKFLKDYFPIDW; this is translated from the coding sequence ATGAAGGAAGAACAGCAGTATAAAGAAACAGAAATCGACTTAAACGAGATTGAAAGTTGTATTGATATTTTAAATCGTTTGGTAAACGACACCAACCAGATTTTTGAAATTCCAGAAGATAGACGTATTGCCTTAATTAAAGCTGCCGGTCAATTATCTCGCCCTAGCAAACAAGAATTTGCTAAACGGGTAAAGGATGCCAAACGAAATGAAAAAAGAAAGCAGGCTGTTCGTGACAAACATGCCCGTAAAGAAACCGGAATTCGTAGTGCGCGTGAAGCCCATGTCTTTGTTGCGCCAAAATTACTACCTGCAGCCGAATTGGCCAGTAAAGATTTGCCGGAGCTTACTACCCCTCGCAATTGTTATGTGTGTAAGGCCGAGTTTACAAAGCTTCACCATTTTTATGATACCATGTGTACAGATTGTGGCGATTTCAACTATGCAAAAAGATTTCAGACTGCAAATGTTAAAGGTCAGGTAGCGGTGATTACCGGTTCACGTTTAAAAATTGGTTATCATATTACTTTAATGTTACTTCGTGGAGGTGCAACGGTCATTGCTACCACACGTTTTCCTGTAGATTCTGCATTACGTTTTTCCAAAGAGGAAGATTTTATGGAGTGGGGGCACCGACTTAAAATTCATGGTCTAGACTTGCGCCATATACCCAGTGTAGAGATCTTCTGTAATTTTGTAGAACAGCAATATGACAAACTGGATATCTTGATCAATAATGCTGCGCAAACAGTGCGTAGACCAGCAGGATTCTACCATCACTTAATGGAGAACGAAGAGCGTGAATTCTCATCCTTACCAAAATTTGCTCAAATGGTTTTAAGCGACCATGAAAGCTGTTTGGAAGAGCTTAAAACATTCAGCTTAAAAGCATCACCAAATCAAAACATGCCGGTTACATGGCACGGACCAGAACCCGGTATTGGTTTAAGAGCCTCTGCTCAACTATCACAAATACCGTATAGTTTTGACAATGCATTGGTTGCCCAGGAGGTTTTCCCTACTGGCGAATTAGATGCCGATCTTCAACAAGTAGATTTACGTAAAACCAATAGTTGGCGACTAAAATTAGGGGAGATAGAAACTACTGAAATGATCGAGGTTCAATTGGTCAACTCCGTTGCACCTTTTGTACTGTGCAATCGTTTGGCAGAAATGATGAAAAAAGAAAACACCGGGCAAAAACATATTATCAACGTTACGGCCATGGAAGGTAAATTCCACCGTTTCTTTAAGGAATCGCGCCATCCGCATACCAATATGGCGAAGGCCGCATTGAATATGTTAACGCATACGGCAGCTGGCGAACTTGCAAAAGATGGTATCTTTATGAACGCTGTGGATACTGGCTGGGTTACCGATGAGGATCCAGCGGAATTAGCGAAAAAGAAACAAGAAGTACACGATTTTCAGCCTCCGCTAGATATTGTTGATGGTGCAGCCAGAGTTATGGATCCATTATTTGACGGGATAAATACAGGTAAACATTGGTGTGGCAAATTTTTAAAGGATTACTTCCCAATTGATTGGTAG
- a CDS encoding DNA repair ATPase encodes MAEHTQTDTTEEHVLDGGTYDVIKNRLQKQKELLQNKLIDLNNDRKTVFGSLETKLIANDRINTENNCIARDIVSFGNTCLFGYNVHFGLRTDINIKDVFSCYHFEDNSFKAIALGLLEDDTFKTDFTNLYKYYRNTIFSNFAIIGNYLHMVFRLSDSPTDIKTFKWLLVNNTLKYVDNRSEHEYKFPVQQEFKWQEASRDMHRYGVHSHVSIKDRVFVETIGGDLTIKIEDNTEEGKGIFDEPVEYVDQTLDDGQYRFGDLGNLLVLEIKPFQESPRYFVFNDKMKEVQKIESVKDACILLPDDQGIIFPTGYYLQTGEYHIFDNAIPNVKFQQRIVSPNGEDFLYVFYAANEGLYNLMSFNIISQVIKTPIICNGFTILENGELCYFKTEQEQTKHHVVQIWQTPYLKGDYMPSQHEDTLLYKIGNKDIVRAMAEVNSLITLLNKNDNYAGLYSDIAKFSKDIIDAYYWLPEPETHQLNVPIEEINKASNAAIDEFEKVVQLRKNAQNQSKEIQKNSSELFNKIKSTSFKSIDEFVALLTRLRSTRGEVISLKDVRYIDLEFLKSLEEEIEAQTKKISERCVQFLLNPNALQPYHKALEEKKSFIDTVEKVIEAKKKEEEINEISTDLEMLIDIVSNLEIEDTAHSTKIIDDISLIFSTINELKAALKNKRNSLGISEAKAEFAAQLNLIDQSIINYIDMATTPEKCDEYQTKTSIQLEELEGKFTDFEEFIEIIIEKREEVYAAFDTRKNSLIEKRNKKSSALTNASKRILKGVQKKAQSFNTAVEINGYFASDLMINKLRDIITQLQELDDSGKAEEIETQLKTAREDALRKLKDKLDLYEDGDSVIRLGKHKFGVNKQQLDLTIVFHDNKLNYHLTGTDFYKQLDNEEFVNNRHLWNQEYVSETDEIYRGAYLAYKLFSNFSEDELLSLNDEELLKVVQEQSRNDYSEGYVKGVHDVDASRLLKLLVHKHHELGLLTYRPEIRGYAQFFWNSLNEEVKNELDKSLKTAGEVLQYFPTSNEYASVVEKIQGLVAQFGENTSLYDSLLSEDIASYIFEELKSDSEFVYSSVAIQLKEDFIKFLKSQQADLKFKKSIEDTVSLEDKVRLAKQWVAAFLKTKEKESQGIDLKRYTHEIVGALLFRDESASKIKSVSPNETIKELRGSHTTINNGTYIFNYHDFISRMRLFVTSEVPSFQKFKKTKLEITEQLKNDLKLEEFKPRVLTSFVRNKLIDQVYFPIFGNNLAKQLGTVGANKRTDRMGMLLLISPPGYGKTTLMEYIANRLGLIFVKINGPAIGHEVTNVDPASANNSAAREELKKLNLAFEMGNNVMLYLDDIQHCNPEFLQKFISLSDGTRKIEGVYGNEPKTYDLRGKKFCVIMAGNPYTESGEKFKIPDMLANRADIYNLGDIIGETEHLFRLSLIENSLTANPILQQLASKEFEDVYTLVNQIESKTDEGQLKGNHSSQEVEEYKKVLEKVLKVRDVLLKVNATYIKSAAMQDEYRTEPAFKLQGSYRDMNKLVAQIVPIMNDKELNTLLRSHYENEAQTLTGSAEANLLKYNELIGQLSIDENERWSAIKEQFVKNNKIKGFGNANEMAQVLSQMMEFSENLAGIKSVLQNGLKKD; translated from the coding sequence ATGGCAGAGCATACCCAAACAGACACTACGGAAGAGCATGTATTGGACGGTGGCACATATGATGTTATCAAAAATAGATTACAGAAGCAAAAAGAGCTGTTACAAAACAAGTTAATTGACCTTAACAATGACAGAAAAACAGTTTTTGGTTCATTGGAGACCAAGCTTATTGCTAATGACCGCATCAATACGGAGAACAACTGTATTGCGCGTGATATTGTTTCTTTTGGCAATACGTGTCTGTTTGGTTATAATGTTCATTTTGGGCTAAGGACGGACATCAACATTAAAGATGTTTTTAGTTGTTATCACTTTGAGGATAATAGCTTTAAGGCAATAGCCCTTGGTCTTTTAGAGGATGATACTTTTAAGACAGATTTCACTAATCTGTACAAATATTACAGAAATACTATATTCTCCAATTTTGCCATCATTGGTAATTATCTGCATATGGTCTTTCGTTTAAGCGATAGCCCTACAGATATAAAAACCTTTAAATGGTTATTGGTCAACAACACCTTAAAATATGTTGACAATAGAAGTGAACATGAATATAAATTTCCTGTTCAGCAAGAATTTAAGTGGCAAGAGGCAAGTAGAGACATGCATCGCTATGGTGTGCACTCACATGTTTCTATTAAAGATCGTGTATTTGTTGAAACCATTGGTGGTGATTTAACCATAAAAATTGAAGATAACACCGAAGAAGGCAAAGGTATTTTTGATGAACCTGTTGAGTATGTAGACCAGACTTTAGATGATGGTCAGTATCGTTTTGGAGATTTAGGAAACTTGTTGGTTCTAGAAATAAAACCATTTCAAGAGTCGCCTCGTTATTTTGTCTTTAACGATAAAATGAAAGAGGTACAGAAAATAGAATCTGTAAAAGATGCCTGTATTCTTCTTCCCGATGATCAAGGAATCATTTTCCCAACCGGATATTATTTACAAACCGGAGAATATCACATTTTTGACAATGCTATACCGAATGTAAAATTTCAGCAACGCATTGTATCGCCTAATGGTGAAGATTTTCTTTACGTGTTTTATGCAGCTAATGAAGGACTCTATAATCTAATGTCCTTCAACATCATTAGTCAAGTTATAAAAACACCAATAATTTGTAACGGATTTACCATTTTAGAAAATGGTGAACTATGCTATTTTAAGACAGAGCAGGAGCAGACCAAACACCACGTGGTACAAATATGGCAAACACCTTATTTGAAAGGTGATTATATGCCATCGCAACATGAAGATACTTTGTTGTACAAAATTGGCAATAAGGACATTGTGCGGGCAATGGCTGAAGTAAACAGCTTAATTACCTTGCTGAACAAAAATGACAACTATGCGGGTCTTTATAGTGATATCGCCAAGTTTTCAAAAGATATTATAGATGCATATTACTGGTTGCCAGAACCGGAAACGCATCAGCTTAATGTTCCTATAGAGGAAATCAATAAAGCGTCCAATGCCGCTATAGATGAATTCGAAAAGGTTGTACAGCTTCGTAAAAATGCTCAAAATCAATCTAAGGAAATTCAAAAAAACTCATCGGAACTATTCAATAAAATTAAGAGTACATCTTTTAAAAGTATTGATGAATTCGTAGCACTTTTAACGCGTTTACGATCCACTAGGGGTGAGGTCATTTCGCTAAAAGATGTTAGATATATTGACCTGGAATTTCTTAAATCATTAGAAGAAGAAATTGAAGCTCAAACTAAAAAAATATCTGAGCGCTGCGTACAGTTTTTATTGAATCCGAATGCCCTACAACCTTACCATAAAGCTTTAGAAGAAAAAAAGAGTTTTATAGATACCGTTGAAAAGGTAATAGAAGCCAAGAAAAAGGAAGAGGAAATCAATGAAATCAGTACCGATCTTGAAATGTTGATTGATATTGTTTCAAATTTAGAGATAGAGGATACTGCACATTCCACTAAAATAATAGATGATATATCGTTGATTTTTTCCACGATAAATGAGCTAAAGGCGGCTTTAAAGAACAAAAGAAATTCTTTGGGCATATCTGAAGCAAAGGCAGAATTTGCCGCTCAATTAAACTTGATTGATCAAAGTATCATCAATTATATTGATATGGCAACCACTCCTGAAAAGTGCGATGAATATCAAACCAAAACATCTATTCAACTCGAGGAGCTTGAGGGCAAATTCACGGATTTTGAAGAATTTATTGAAATCATCATTGAAAAAAGAGAAGAGGTATATGCCGCTTTTGATACCCGAAAAAATTCCTTAATTGAAAAGCGAAATAAGAAGTCAAGCGCATTGACCAATGCTTCTAAACGTATTTTAAAAGGAGTTCAAAAGAAGGCACAGAGTTTTAATACTGCGGTTGAAATCAATGGGTATTTTGCATCGGACCTAATGATCAATAAGCTTCGTGACATCATTACCCAACTGCAAGAGTTAGATGATAGTGGCAAAGCTGAAGAGATAGAGACCCAACTTAAAACTGCCCGAGAGGATGCACTTAGAAAGTTAAAGGATAAACTTGACCTTTATGAAGATGGCGACAGTGTCATTAGGTTAGGAAAGCACAAATTTGGTGTTAACAAGCAGCAATTGGATTTAACCATTGTTTTTCATGACAATAAACTAAATTATCATTTAACGGGGACCGATTTCTACAAACAACTGGATAATGAAGAGTTTGTAAACAATAGGCATTTATGGAACCAAGAGTATGTATCTGAAACCGATGAAATCTATAGAGGTGCCTACTTAGCCTATAAATTGTTTTCCAACTTTAGCGAAGATGAATTACTATCGCTAAATGATGAAGAATTATTGAAGGTTGTTCAAGAACAGAGTAGAAATGACTATTCTGAAGGTTATGTAAAAGGTGTTCATGATGTAGATGCATCAAGATTATTAAAGTTATTGGTTCATAAGCATCATGAATTAGGTTTGCTTACTTACCGACCAGAAATAAGAGGATATGCCCAATTTTTCTGGAACAGTTTAAATGAAGAGGTGAAAAACGAGTTGGATAAAAGTCTAAAAACAGCAGGTGAGGTTCTACAGTACTTTCCAACATCTAACGAATATGCTTCTGTCGTTGAAAAAATACAGGGTTTAGTAGCTCAATTTGGAGAAAATACTTCGCTTTACGACTCATTGCTGAGTGAAGATATTGCTTCCTATATATTTGAAGAACTTAAATCTGATTCTGAGTTTGTTTACAGCAGTGTGGCAATACAATTGAAAGAAGACTTTATAAAATTCTTAAAATCACAACAGGCAGATTTAAAATTTAAAAAGAGCATTGAAGATACGGTTAGTTTAGAGGACAAAGTTCGTTTGGCTAAACAATGGGTGGCCGCATTCTTAAAAACCAAAGAAAAAGAAAGCCAAGGAATAGACCTTAAAAGATATACGCATGAAATTGTTGGGGCTTTATTGTTCAGAGATGAATCTGCTTCAAAAATTAAATCTGTTTCACCTAATGAAACCATTAAGGAGTTAAGAGGCTCTCATACCACTATAAACAATGGTACGTATATCTTTAATTACCATGATTTTATTTCTAGAATGAGATTGTTCGTAACCAGTGAGGTTCCGTCATTTCAAAAATTTAAAAAGACCAAACTAGAAATAACGGAGCAACTAAAAAACGATTTAAAACTAGAAGAGTTTAAACCTAGGGTTCTTACTTCTTTTGTGCGTAATAAGTTGATCGACCAAGTGTATTTCCCCATTTTCGGTAATAACCTAGCAAAACAACTAGGCACGGTAGGAGCCAATAAACGTACCGATAGAATGGGTATGTTGCTTTTAATATCTCCACCTGGTTACGGAAAAACCACGTTAATGGAATATATAGCCAACAGATTGGGCTTAATATTCGTAAAAATTAACGGTCCGGCAATTGGTCATGAAGTTACCAATGTAGACCCCGCATCTGCAAATAATAGTGCGGCAAGGGAAGAACTAAAAAAGCTAAACTTGGCTTTTGAAATGGGAAATAATGTTATGTTATATCTAGATGACATTCAACACTGTAATCCTGAGTTTCTTCAGAAATTTATTTCCTTATCAGATGGTACCCGTAAAATAGAAGGGGTTTATGGCAATGAACCAAAAACTTATGATTTAAGGGGCAAAAAGTTCTGTGTGATTATGGCGGGTAACCCTTATACCGAGAGTGGAGAGAAATTTAAGATTCCAGATATGTTGGCAAACCGTGCAGATATTTATAACCTTGGTGATATTATTGGAGAAACCGAACATCTGTTCAGATTGAGTTTAATTGAAAACTCGCTCACTGCAAACCCCATTTTACAACAATTGGCAAGCAAGGAGTTTGAAGATGTCTATACCTTGGTCAACCAAATAGAATCTAAAACGGATGAAGGTCAACTAAAAGGAAACCATTCCAGTCAAGAGGTTGAGGAATATAAAAAAGTATTGGAAAAGGTTCTTAAGGTTAGAGATGTGCTCTTAAAGGTTAATGCCACCTATATTAAAAGTGCAGCTATGCAAGATGAATACCGAACCGAACCTGCTTTTAAACTACAAGGTTCCTATAGGGATATGAACAAACTTGTTGCCCAAATTGTTCCAATAATGAACGATAAGGAATTAAACACCTTATTACGATCTCATTATGAAAATGAAGCACAGACACTTACCGGGTCAGCAGAGGCTAATTTATTGAAGTACAACGAATTAATCGGACAGCTTTCTATAGATGAAAATGAAAGATGGTCTGCCATAAAAGAGCAGTTTGTAAAGAATAATAAAATCAAAGGTTTTGGCAATGCCAACGAAATGGCTCAGGTTTTATCGCAAATGATGGAGTTTTCAGAAAATCTTGCCGGTATTAAGTCGGTATTGCAAAACGGACTTAAAAAAGATTAG
- a CDS encoding DEAD/DEAH box helicase, giving the protein MKNQKDILSKLNIKALNPMQELALETISASDNTILLSPTGTGKTLAFLLPVLDLLDPNNPEVQVLILVPSRELAIQIEQVLRDMGTGFKVNAIYGGRAMSKDKIELKHTPAILIGTPGRILDHFMADRFTKDHINTLVLDEFDKSLEVGFEEQMTEILLELPNLKKRILTSATEGVKIPKFVGMENPRRINFLKKEIPSQLTISTVVSKEKDKLNTLVQLLEFIGEEPGIIFCNYKDSIESVSVFLSEQGILHECFSGGMEQRDRERALIKFRNGSSRILVATDLAARGIDITELKFIVHYELPHRIEEFTHRNGRTARVNELGTAYILKWDKEKLPEFIEASTSIKINSSKRLGDPIWETLFISGGRKDKISKGDIAGLFFKQGDLNRDQLGDIELKQDCAFVAVPKSLSKELVNKLNNTRLKKKKVRITVL; this is encoded by the coding sequence ATGAAAAATCAAAAGGATATTTTATCAAAATTGAATATCAAGGCGCTAAACCCTATGCAAGAATTGGCGTTAGAAACCATTTCTGCGTCAGACAACACCATATTACTTTCACCCACGGGTACTGGTAAAACCTTGGCGTTTCTATTACCGGTGCTTGACCTTTTAGACCCAAACAATCCTGAAGTGCAAGTGCTCATTTTAGTGCCCTCTCGTGAGCTGGCCATACAAATAGAGCAAGTGCTGCGTGATATGGGTACCGGTTTTAAGGTAAATGCCATTTATGGCGGTAGGGCAATGTCGAAGGACAAGATTGAACTAAAACATACACCTGCCATTTTAATTGGCACACCTGGTAGAATTTTAGATCATTTTATGGCAGATCGTTTTACCAAAGACCATATTAATACGCTTGTACTTGATGAGTTTGATAAATCGCTCGAAGTTGGTTTTGAAGAGCAAATGACAGAAATTCTGCTTGAGTTGCCAAACCTTAAAAAGCGCATTCTTACCTCTGCGACCGAAGGCGTTAAAATCCCAAAATTTGTGGGTATGGAAAATCCAAGAAGAATTAATTTTCTGAAAAAAGAAATTCCATCACAGTTAACCATTAGCACTGTTGTTTCCAAAGAAAAAGACAAACTGAACACTTTGGTTCAGTTACTTGAATTTATTGGTGAAGAACCTGGCATTATTTTCTGTAATTACAAGGATAGTATTGAAAGTGTAAGCGTTTTTTTAAGCGAACAAGGTATTTTGCACGAATGCTTTTCTGGTGGTATGGAACAACGAGATCGCGAACGTGCGCTTATTAAATTCAGAAATGGCAGTAGCAGAATTCTAGTGGCAACTGATCTTGCCGCTAGGGGCATTGACATTACCGAACTAAAATTCATTGTTCATTACGAATTACCGCATCGTATAGAAGAGTTTACCCACCGTAATGGTAGAACTGCGCGTGTAAATGAATTGGGAACAGCCTATATTTTAAAATGGGATAAGGAAAAATTACCCGAGTTTATTGAAGCATCGACCTCAATTAAAATCAATTCCTCAAAAAGATTAGGTGATCCGATTTGGGAAACCTTATTTATTTCTGGCGGAAGAAAAGATAAAATATCCAAAGGTGATATTGCGGGACTTTTCTTTAAGCAAGGCGACTTAAATAGAGACCAATTGGGAGATATAGAACTAAAGCAAGATTGCGCTTTTGTTGCTGTACCTAAAAGTCTATCAAAAGAACTTGTGAATAAATTGAACAATACTCGATTAAAAAAGAAGAAAGTACGCATTACCGTACTTTAA
- a CDS encoding KTSC domain-containing protein: MKRINEYKKLFGVEKEIELKALKTKYRNLVKEWHPDKFQEGDEKREEAEVQSRRIIDGYHFLVSIAPETKEANKEAYEESITSGIADFQHNGLVLEVTFVDGATYEYFGVTKPIFQKMINANKLNRFAKRSIFPNYLYRKSKRDLQEA, encoded by the coding sequence ATGAAACGTATCAACGAATACAAAAAACTTTTTGGGGTAGAGAAGGAAATTGAACTTAAAGCCTTAAAAACCAAGTACAGAAACTTGGTTAAAGAATGGCATCCAGATAAATTTCAAGAGGGTGATGAAAAGAGGGAAGAGGCAGAAGTGCAAAGCCGTAGAATTATTGACGGCTACCATTTTCTAGTAAGTATTGCTCCAGAAACTAAAGAAGCCAATAAAGAAGCTTACGAAGAAAGCATTACTTCTGGCATTGCAGATTTTCAACATAACGGTCTTGTTTTAGAAGTTACTTTTGTTGATGGTGCTACGTACGAATATTTTGGAGTTACAAAACCTATCTTCCAAAAGATGATCAATGCCAACAAATTAAACAGATTTGCCAAAAGAAGTATTTTTCCAAATTACTTATATAGAAAATCTAAACGAGATCTTCAAGAAGCATAA